A DNA window from Streptomyces canus contains the following coding sequences:
- a CDS encoding SDR family NAD(P)-dependent oxidoreductase — protein MSTAQHKIGSGFGAHSTADDVLAGIDLSGKLAIVTGGYSGLGLETTRALTKAGARVVVPARRPDTAWKALAGLDGVELDELDLGDLESVRAFAERFLDSGRTVDFVIDNAGIMACPETRVGPGWEAQFATNHLGHFALVNRLWPAIEPGGARVVSVSSRAHHFSGMRWDDVHWRTGYDKWQAYGQAKTANVLFAVHLDKRGADRGVRAFSLHPGGILTPLQRHLPKAEMVERGWIDEQGNVLNPSGFKSPEQGAATQVWAATSPQLAGMGGVYLEDCDIAEPAVDGDESSGVRAWATDPEQAERLWTLSAELTGVNAFG, from the coding sequence ATGAGCACTGCACAGCACAAGATCGGTTCGGGGTTCGGCGCCCACAGCACCGCCGATGACGTTCTCGCGGGCATCGACCTGTCCGGCAAGCTCGCCATCGTCACCGGCGGCTACTCGGGGCTCGGTCTGGAGACCACCCGGGCGCTGACGAAGGCAGGTGCCCGGGTCGTCGTCCCGGCCCGGCGTCCCGACACCGCCTGGAAGGCCCTGGCCGGCCTCGACGGTGTCGAACTGGACGAACTGGATCTCGGCGACCTGGAGAGCGTGCGCGCCTTCGCCGAGCGGTTCCTCGATTCGGGCCGCACGGTCGACTTCGTCATCGACAACGCCGGGATCATGGCCTGCCCGGAGACGCGGGTCGGGCCGGGCTGGGAGGCGCAGTTCGCGACCAACCACCTCGGTCACTTCGCGCTGGTCAACCGGCTGTGGCCGGCGATCGAGCCCGGCGGCGCCCGCGTGGTCTCGGTGTCCTCGCGCGCCCACCACTTCTCCGGGATGCGCTGGGACGACGTCCACTGGCGGACCGGCTACGACAAGTGGCAGGCCTACGGCCAGGCCAAGACGGCGAACGTCCTGTTCGCCGTCCACCTCGACAAGCGCGGCGCCGACCGCGGTGTGCGGGCCTTCTCGCTCCACCCGGGCGGCATCCTCACCCCGTTGCAGCGCCACCTGCCCAAGGCGGAGATGGTGGAGCGCGGCTGGATCGACGAGCAGGGCAACGTGCTCAACCCCTCGGGCTTCAAGAGCCCGGAGCAGGGCGCGGCCACGCAGGTGTGGGCGGCGACCTCGCCCCAGCTGGCCGGGATGGGCGGGGTCTATCTGGAGGACTGCGACATCGCCGAGCCCGCCGTCGACGGCGACGAGAGCAGCGGCGTCAGGGCGTGGGCGACCGACCCGGAGCAGGCGGAGCGTCTGTGGACGCTGTCGGCGGAGCTCACGGGCGTGAACGCGTTCGGCTGA
- a CDS encoding FUSC family protein — protein MTGVTEALRRQPRPTHALREEARAVGRAARAACRGPGRERDLLVQSLKASAAAILAWLVAGVWMGDPMALMAPWVAVVLVQATVYSSLVQAARQFTAICAGALLASLALAVTGNTLGAVALSVPLLMLLANWPRFGDQGIYGATTALFTLATGAADVSAVGHRVGQAALGAVIGIAVNAFVIPPIHLRDVRENLAALAREAGDVLHIVAGDLRDGEWDAQGWSHGSARLERRLDALRSARGWSRESLRLTAAPRRAVRRLPASIPPEQDDERWSRVTGHIRALTRTLAVAADDSRAPAPPARPVLDAYADLLQLIGDACHAESDRLLTADGAARPDDHAESAMRELRGQLQDGLREHAGQGGDGTTVLGSLLLQAENLWSETVPTGRHG, from the coding sequence ATGACTGGTGTGACGGAAGCTCTACGTCGACAGCCCCGCCCGACGCACGCGCTGCGGGAGGAGGCACGTGCCGTCGGCCGGGCGGCCCGTGCCGCCTGCCGTGGGCCGGGGCGGGAGCGCGATCTGCTCGTGCAGTCGCTCAAGGCCTCGGCCGCCGCGATCCTCGCCTGGCTCGTGGCGGGCGTGTGGATGGGCGACCCGATGGCCCTGATGGCGCCCTGGGTGGCGGTGGTGCTGGTGCAGGCCACCGTGTACAGCTCGCTGGTTCAGGCCGCTCGGCAGTTCACGGCGATCTGTGCCGGGGCGCTGCTGGCGTCCCTTGCCCTGGCCGTCACCGGGAACACGCTGGGTGCCGTGGCGCTGTCCGTACCGCTGCTGATGCTGCTGGCGAACTGGCCGCGCTTCGGCGACCAGGGGATCTACGGCGCCACCACCGCGCTGTTCACCCTCGCCACCGGCGCCGCCGACGTCTCCGCCGTCGGCCACCGGGTGGGGCAGGCCGCCCTCGGTGCGGTCATCGGTATCGCCGTGAACGCCTTCGTGATTCCGCCGATCCATCTGCGGGACGTACGGGAGAACCTCGCGGCGCTGGCCCGGGAGGCGGGCGACGTACTGCACATCGTGGCCGGTGACCTGCGGGACGGCGAGTGGGACGCGCAGGGCTGGTCGCATGGCTCGGCCCGGCTGGAGCGCCGCCTGGACGCGCTGCGGTCCGCCCGTGGCTGGAGCCGGGAGAGCCTGCGTCTGACCGCCGCCCCGCGACGTGCCGTACGGCGGCTTCCCGCGTCGATCCCGCCGGAGCAGGACGACGAGCGCTGGAGCCGTGTCACCGGGCACATCCGCGCGCTCACCCGGACCCTGGCCGTGGCCGCCGACGATAGCCGCGCCCCCGCGCCACCCGCCAGGCCGGTGCTGGACGCCTACGCCGACCTTTTGCAGCTGATCGGCGACGCCTGTCACGCGGAGAGCGACCGGCTGCTGACGGCCGACGGCGCGGCCCGTCCGGACGACCATGCCGAGTCGGCGATGCGCGAGCTGCGCGGACAGTTGCAGGACGGTCTGCGGGAGCACGCCGGGCAGGGGGGCGACGGCACGACGGTGCTGGGGAGTCTGCTGCTGCAGGCCGAGAACCTGTGGAGCGAGACCGTTCCGACCGGTCGGCACGGGTGA
- a CDS encoding HAD family hydrolase — MQRAAVFDVDGTLVDTNHLHVTTWWEALRQAGHRVPMHAVHRAIGLGSDDLVAHLLGDDRDKDQDEELSAAHKALYGQYFDRLPALQDAGRLLRRLDQDGWRVVLATSAGGAELSALRRAISADDAIMATASADDVAEGKPAPEPVEHALELAGVPAERAVFVGDTVWDMRAGSRAGVRCVGVLCGGIPRADLVEAGAQAIYDDPAHLLASLADSPLA, encoded by the coding sequence ATGCAACGCGCGGCAGTGTTCGACGTCGACGGCACTCTGGTGGACACCAACCACCTGCATGTGACGACGTGGTGGGAGGCGCTGCGGCAGGCGGGCCACCGGGTGCCGATGCATGCCGTGCACCGGGCCATCGGACTCGGCTCCGACGACCTCGTCGCCCATCTCCTGGGCGACGACCGCGACAAGGACCAGGACGAGGAGCTCAGCGCCGCCCACAAGGCCCTGTACGGGCAGTACTTCGACCGGCTGCCGGCGCTCCAGGACGCCGGGCGGCTGCTGCGCCGTCTCGACCAGGACGGCTGGCGGGTGGTGCTCGCCACCTCGGCGGGCGGGGCGGAACTGTCCGCGCTGCGCCGGGCGATCTCCGCGGACGACGCGATCATGGCCACCGCGAGCGCCGACGACGTGGCGGAGGGCAAGCCCGCCCCCGAGCCCGTCGAACACGCGCTGGAGCTGGCCGGGGTGCCCGCCGAGCGCGCGGTCTTCGTCGGCGACACCGTCTGGGACATGCGGGCCGGCTCCCGGGCGGGTGTGCGCTGCGTCGGCGTCCTGTGCGGCGGCATCCCTCGCGCCGACCTGGTGGAGGCGGGCGCGCAGGCGATCTACGACGATCCGGCCCATCTGCTGGCATCCCTTGCGGACAGTCCTCTGGCATGA
- a CDS encoding PHP domain-containing protein produces the protein MDPVEALDRIAFLLERSLAPTYRVRAFRTAGRVLAELPADEVRERAQAGSLESLKGVGPKTAQVVREALAGGVPGYLEKLEGESTAPRAGGGDRLRALLRGDCHLHSDWSDGGSPIEEMGRTAAELGHEWAVLTDHSPRLTVARGLSPERLREQLDVVAALNETWAPFRLLTGIECDILDDGSLDQEPELLDRLDVVVVSVHSKLRMDARSMTRRMVAAVHDPHANVLGHCTGRLVTGRGRPESEFDADEVFAACAESGTAVEINSRPERLDPPRRLLRRAVDAGVLFSVDTDAHAPGQLDWQILGCARAEECGVPAERIVTTWSLEELLAWSREGRVPSRVANV, from the coding sequence ATGGATCCCGTCGAAGCCCTGGACCGGATCGCCTTCCTGCTGGAGCGGTCCCTGGCACCGACGTACCGCGTGCGTGCCTTCCGTACGGCGGGCCGGGTGCTGGCCGAGCTGCCCGCGGACGAGGTGCGCGAGCGCGCGCAGGCCGGGTCGCTGGAGTCCCTCAAGGGCGTCGGCCCGAAGACGGCGCAGGTGGTGCGTGAGGCGCTGGCCGGAGGGGTGCCCGGCTACCTGGAGAAGCTGGAGGGTGAGTCCACCGCGCCGCGCGCCGGGGGCGGCGACCGGCTGCGGGCGCTGCTGCGGGGCGACTGCCATCTGCACTCCGACTGGTCGGACGGCGGCAGCCCGATCGAGGAGATGGGCCGCACGGCCGCGGAGCTCGGCCACGAGTGGGCGGTGCTGACCGACCACTCGCCGCGGCTGACGGTGGCCCGGGGGCTGTCCCCGGAGCGGCTGCGGGAGCAGCTGGACGTGGTGGCGGCGCTGAACGAGACCTGGGCGCCGTTCCGGCTGCTCACCGGCATCGAGTGCGACATCCTCGACGACGGCTCGCTGGACCAGGAACCCGAACTCCTGGACCGCCTGGACGTCGTGGTCGTGTCCGTGCACTCCAAGCTGCGCATGGACGCCCGCTCGATGACCCGGCGCATGGTGGCCGCCGTGCACGACCCGCACGCGAACGTCCTCGGGCACTGCACGGGGCGGCTGGTGACCGGGCGGGGGCGGCCCGAGTCGGAGTTCGACGCGGACGAGGTGTTCGCCGCGTGCGCCGAGTCCGGCACGGCGGTGGAGATCAACAGCCGTCCGGAGCGCCTCGATCCACCGCGCCGGCTGCTGCGCCGGGCGGTCGACGCGGGCGTGCTGTTCTCGGTGGACACCGACGCGCACGCGCCCGGCCAGCTCGACTGGCAGATCCTCGGGTGCGCGCGGGCGGAGGAGTGCGGGGTGCCGGCCGAGCGGATCGTGACCACCTGGAGTCTGGAGGAGCTGCTGGCCTGGTCCCGGGAGGGCCGGGTGCCGTCCCGAGTGGCGAACGTCTGA
- a CDS encoding SDR family oxidoreductase, which translates to MSAPTAPRSKVAVITGADSGIGRATAVRLARAGMDIGITWHTDLKGAEETAEEVRAHGQRAVVAQMDLTRLPVAAGTVDELCDRLGRLDVLVNNAGTGTMTPFLDLELDTVREVLDVDLVGPFLCGQRAARHMIRQGSGGRIVNVTSVHEHQPRVGAAPYCAAKGGLGLLTQVMALELAEHGITVNAVAPGEIATPMTGQDDTDVRTEDRPGVPLGRPGDAREVAAVIAFLAGPEATYVTGASWSVDGGMLRMGPQAGSHLEDDEWRRP; encoded by the coding sequence ATGTCCGCCCCCACCGCACCCCGCAGCAAGGTGGCCGTGATCACCGGAGCCGACTCCGGCATCGGCAGGGCCACCGCCGTCCGGCTGGCCCGGGCGGGGATGGACATCGGCATCACATGGCACACCGATCTCAAAGGTGCCGAGGAGACCGCCGAGGAGGTCCGCGCCCACGGGCAGCGGGCCGTCGTGGCCCAGATGGACCTCACGCGGCTGCCCGTCGCCGCCGGCACGGTCGACGAACTGTGCGACCGGCTCGGCCGCCTCGACGTGCTGGTCAACAACGCGGGCACGGGCACCATGACGCCCTTCCTCGACCTGGAGCTCGACACCGTCCGCGAGGTCCTCGACGTCGACCTCGTCGGTCCCTTCCTGTGCGGCCAGCGGGCCGCCCGGCACATGATCCGGCAGGGCTCGGGCGGCCGGATCGTCAACGTGACCTCCGTCCACGAGCACCAGCCGCGGGTCGGCGCCGCCCCCTACTGCGCGGCCAAGGGCGGCCTCGGGCTGCTCACCCAGGTCATGGCCCTGGAACTCGCCGAGCACGGCATCACCGTCAACGCGGTCGCGCCCGGGGAGATCGCCACCCCGATGACCGGCCAGGACGACACAGACGTTCGGACCGAGGACCGCCCCGGCGTCCCGCTCGGCCGTCCGGGGGACGCCCGTGAGGTGGCCGCCGTGATCGCCTTCCTCGCCGGCCCCGAGGCCACGTATGTCACCGGCGCGTCCTGGAGTGTCGACGGCGGCATGCTCCGGATGGGCCCGCAGGCCGGCTCGCACCTCGAGGACGACGAGTGGCGGCGCCCTTGA
- a CDS encoding glycoside hydrolase family 16 protein translates to MAASRLLRRCLLAALSAVLIPSGTAQADPPAVSAAAVTFSDTFDGPAGAAVDSSKWQIETGDNVNNHERQYYTSGNKNAALDGQGHLVITARRENPANYPCWYGTCQYTSARLNTSGKFTAQYGHVEARMKIPRGQGMWPAFWMLGTPVNWPDSGEIDVMENVGFEPSTVHGTIHGPGYSGSGGIGAGYSLPNGQAFADAFHTFAVDWAPDSITWSVDGNVYQRRTPADLGGRTWVFNKPFFLILNLAVGGYWPGDPDGSTVFPQQLVVDHVSVTTGDTATGAAIRGLAGKCVDVAGANPANGTAVQLYDCNGTAAQQWTVGSDGTIRALGKCLDVTGGGTADGTAVQLYDCNGSGAQRWTVTGARDIVNPQADKCLDVTGNSSANGTRLQLWTCTGGANQKWTVG, encoded by the coding sequence GTGGCCGCCTCACGCCTGCTGCGCAGATGTCTCCTCGCCGCCCTGTCCGCCGTCCTGATCCCGTCGGGTACCGCCCAGGCGGACCCACCAGCCGTCTCCGCCGCCGCGGTGACCTTCTCCGACACCTTCGACGGGCCCGCCGGAGCCGCCGTCGACTCCTCGAAGTGGCAGATCGAGACCGGCGACAACGTCAACAACCATGAGCGGCAGTACTACACGTCGGGCAACAAGAACGCCGCTCTCGACGGCCAGGGCCATCTCGTGATCACGGCCCGGCGCGAGAACCCGGCGAACTACCCGTGCTGGTACGGCACCTGCCAGTACACCTCGGCCCGGCTGAACACCTCCGGGAAGTTCACGGCGCAGTACGGGCACGTCGAGGCGCGGATGAAGATCCCGCGCGGGCAGGGCATGTGGCCGGCGTTCTGGATGCTCGGGACCCCGGTCAACTGGCCGGACTCGGGCGAGATCGACGTCATGGAGAACGTCGGCTTCGAACCCTCGACCGTCCACGGCACGATCCACGGTCCCGGCTACTCCGGCTCGGGCGGCATAGGCGCCGGCTACTCCCTGCCGAACGGCCAGGCCTTCGCGGACGCCTTCCACACCTTCGCCGTCGACTGGGCACCCGACTCGATCACCTGGTCCGTGGACGGGAACGTCTACCAGCGCCGCACGCCCGCCGACCTGGGCGGCCGCACCTGGGTGTTCAACAAGCCGTTCTTCCTGATCCTGAACCTCGCGGTCGGCGGCTACTGGCCCGGCGACCCGGACGGCTCCACGGTCTTTCCGCAGCAGCTCGTGGTGGACCACGTGTCGGTGACCACCGGCGACACGGCGACGGGGGCGGCGATCCGGGGCCTGGCCGGCAAGTGCGTGGACGTCGCCGGGGCGAACCCCGCGAACGGGACGGCCGTCCAGCTCTACGACTGCAACGGCACCGCCGCCCAGCAGTGGACGGTCGGCTCGGACGGCACGATCCGCGCGCTCGGGAAGTGCCTGGACGTGACGGGCGGCGGCACCGCGGACGGGACGGCGGTCCAGCTCTACGACTGCAACGGCTCCGGTGCCCAGCGGTGGACCGTCACGGGCGCACGCGACATCGTCAACCCGCAGGCCGACAAGTGCCTCGACGTGACGGGCAACAGCTCGGCCAACGGCACCCGGCTGCAGCTGTGGACCTGCACAGGCGGCGCCAACCAGAAGTGGACCGTCGGCTGA
- a CDS encoding VanZ family protein, producing MAWAPSRSRAGSDTGTAKTERAAKPARPRRDPLSLVVRFVAMVFAFAFMVAFAVVLARLTLEPSPASVDLTHTNLHPGASLKAYMDQPEMRDAVKQIGGNILLGVPFGILVPIVAPKTRGLLRILLLTAVVMLLVEFAQGALVEGRAFDIDDVILNTAGALIGYLLLGRRLSRAVHKRPTVKPAKKA from the coding sequence ATGGCCTGGGCGCCCTCACGTTCGCGAGCGGGGTCGGACACCGGCACCGCCAAGACCGAGCGCGCGGCGAAGCCCGCCCGCCCGCGGCGCGATCCGCTCTCCCTCGTCGTCCGTTTCGTGGCGATGGTGTTCGCCTTCGCGTTCATGGTGGCGTTCGCCGTCGTCCTGGCCCGGCTGACCCTGGAGCCCTCGCCCGCGTCGGTGGACCTGACCCACACCAACCTGCATCCCGGCGCCTCCCTCAAGGCGTATATGGACCAGCCCGAGATGCGGGATGCCGTCAAGCAGATCGGCGGGAACATCCTGCTGGGCGTGCCGTTCGGGATCCTGGTGCCGATCGTGGCTCCCAAGACCCGTGGGCTGCTGCGGATCCTGCTGCTGACGGCCGTGGTGATGCTGCTCGTCGAGTTCGCGCAGGGAGCGCTGGTGGAGGGGCGGGCGTTCGACATCGACGACGTCATCCTCAACACGGCCGGCGCTCTGATCGGCTATCTGCTGCTGGGGCGGCGGCTGAGCCGGGCGGTGCACAAGAGGCCGACCGTCAAGCCGGCGAAGAAGGCCTGA
- a CDS encoding monovalent cation/H+ antiporter complex subunit F: MNGWILTAAVTLGGGVGATVWGVATGPLRRRVVAQNLCTAFACPALLLLSQGYDRPSYVDLALVLALLGPVGTLVFARLLADELAEDPPSAWGLTYAAAALGAVVVPTLCVAVGPSRAMAKLLVVGVLLIGGNVVASHALSGGFPEVRRG, translated from the coding sequence GTGAACGGCTGGATCCTCACGGCGGCCGTCACCCTCGGCGGGGGAGTGGGCGCCACCGTGTGGGGCGTCGCGACCGGGCCGCTCAGGCGCCGGGTCGTGGCACAGAACCTGTGCACCGCGTTCGCCTGCCCCGCCCTCCTGCTGCTCTCCCAGGGCTACGACCGTCCCTCCTACGTCGATCTCGCTCTGGTCCTGGCCCTGCTGGGCCCGGTCGGCACGCTCGTCTTCGCCAGGCTGCTCGCCGACGAACTGGCCGAGGACCCGCCGAGCGCCTGGGGCCTGACCTACGCGGCCGCCGCGCTCGGCGCGGTGGTCGTACCCACGCTGTGCGTGGCCGTCGGGCCGAGCCGGGCCATGGCCAAGCTCCTGGTCGTCGGCGTCCTGCTGATCGGCGGAAACGTCGTCGCCTCACATGCCCTGTCCGGCGGGTTCCCGGAGGTCCGACGTGGCTGA
- a CDS encoding hydrogenase subunit MbhD domain-containing protein — protein sequence MADAVIVVALLLVAVSATAAVAVRDPVRQALVLSVLGVVLAVLFTVLQAPDVALSQLAVGSALTPLLLLLAVHTVKRRGRKEGRHR from the coding sequence GTGGCTGACGCGGTGATCGTCGTCGCACTGCTGCTGGTCGCCGTCTCCGCGACGGCGGCGGTGGCCGTCCGCGACCCCGTGCGCCAGGCCCTCGTGCTGTCCGTGCTCGGCGTGGTCCTCGCGGTCCTGTTCACCGTGCTCCAGGCACCCGACGTGGCCCTGTCACAGCTGGCGGTCGGCTCCGCCCTCACCCCGCTGCTGCTCCTGCTCGCGGTCCACACGGTGAAGCGGCGCGGGCGGAAGGAAGGACGCCACCGGTGA
- a CDS encoding MnhB domain-containing protein: MSRRVRLWLLAVGGAGLATLFVAAALDLPAFGGDRHPYGDRAVHASLARHTANVIASVNFDQRAFDTLGEMTILFAAVIGCVILLRQTRDEHRDRPAAPEKVARPVRRHALLVLPVALLTGLYVIAHGQLSPGGGFQGGVVAATSLHLLYLGADYRALERVRPVGLYETGDAIATSAYVVTGLAGLIGGTAFLANTVLPYGTFNTLSSGGTVPLLNAAVGMEVACAVVVLLARFLDQAVEIEEGNGK; the protein is encoded by the coding sequence GTGAGCCGACGCGTCCGACTGTGGCTCCTTGCGGTGGGCGGCGCGGGCCTGGCGACCCTCTTCGTGGCCGCCGCCCTCGACCTGCCCGCCTTCGGCGGTGACCGCCACCCCTACGGCGACCGTGCCGTCCACGCCTCCCTGGCCCGGCACACCGCCAACGTCATCGCCTCCGTCAACTTCGACCAGCGCGCCTTCGACACTCTCGGCGAGATGACCATCCTCTTCGCGGCCGTCATCGGCTGCGTGATCCTGCTGCGGCAGACCCGCGACGAACACCGCGACCGCCCCGCTGCCCCCGAGAAGGTGGCCCGCCCGGTCCGCCGCCACGCCCTCCTCGTCCTCCCCGTCGCCCTGCTCACCGGCCTCTACGTGATCGCACACGGCCAGCTCAGCCCCGGCGGCGGCTTCCAGGGCGGGGTCGTCGCCGCGACCTCCCTGCACCTGCTCTACCTGGGTGCCGACTACCGGGCCCTGGAACGTGTCCGGCCGGTCGGCCTGTACGAGACCGGCGACGCGATCGCGACCTCCGCCTACGTCGTCACCGGGCTCGCCGGACTCATCGGCGGTACGGCCTTCCTCGCCAACACCGTGCTGCCGTACGGCACCTTCAACACGTTGTCCTCCGGCGGCACCGTCCCCCTGCTGAACGCGGCCGTCGGCATGGAGGTCGCCTGCGCGGTCGTCGTCCTGCTCGCCCGCTTCCTGGACCAGGCCGTCGAGATCGAGGAGGGGAACGGGAAGTGA